ATCAACCGAGCAGCCGCACACGGGCCCGTGACCGTTCTCATTGATGTCGCCTACATGGAGTTCGCTGGCGACGCAACTCGCGGCTGGGTCGATGCAGTACCGGCACTGATGAAGAACGCCACCGTCCTTGTGGCCTGGACGGCGTCGAAGAGCATGGCCCAGTACGGCGCTCGGATCGGCGCGATCGTTGCGCTCCATGAAGACGACGACGAACGGGCCCAGATAGACAACGCGCTCGGCTACACCGCGCGGGCGACATGGTCGAACTGCCATCACCTTGGCCAGCGCGCGGTGACAGCACTACTCACGGATCCCGAACTCTCCGCACGTGTTACTGCGGAACGAGCGGAGATCGCGGATTTACTGCGGACACGCATCGACGTATTCAACGAGGTCGCGGGAGCCTCGGGTATTCCGACACCTCGCTACGACTCCGGCTTCTTCGTCACGATGTTCACACCCGACCAAGACGAGACGGCGGCGGCGATGCGAGAACTGGGCGTCTACACCGTCCCGATTCCCGGGGCCGTGCGTGTTGCCATCTGCTCCACCCCCGCTGAGACGATTCCGCGGCTGGTAGTGGCTCTGGAGAAGGGGCTAGCCGCCGTTACCTGAGCGACCCCGGCTCGACGCGGCCCATTCGGTCCGTCTGTCCCGTATCCATAGGAGGGGGAGCGTCAGGGCACGCTTCGTCCGCCCGTGGGCCGGACGTGAAGAAGTCGAGGTACGTCGCGGTCGCGTAGGACGTGAATCCTGGAATCCCGGCCTCGATCTGGCTGTCGACGACGTGGGGGAACTCGACGAACGCCGAGTAAGGTTGGCCAGGCTGGAGCACGCCCGTGCCAATCTCCATTTCTGTCGTCCGGTAGGTCGTATACTCGCCCTTAAACGGAAGCCCGGTGTGGAAGATCCGCTCGCCCTGGCAGTCCGCGACGACAAGGAAGATCATGTCGTCAACGATTCCGCGAGGATCAGACGCTCCATTCGAGTACGAACTCCATCGGACCGTCAGCGCTTGGAAAGGATCAATCGCCATTGGGTCGGAGCGTTCATCGCCTTGCCAAAACGAGACCTCGATCGGTGCCGGGATATCAGTCTCGCCCGTGGGACCTGCGAGCCGTAGTCGAACACCACTGACTTCTGCGCTCGGTGTCCGGATGTCAAAGGAGTATTCGCCGTTTGGATAGGCGGCATCGGCCTCCTCCACCGAATCGAAGTGTCCGCCCTCCATGTAGTAGTTGTCGCCCTGGAGTTCGTACCGCATCGGCTCCGAGCCCGCCTCCGCCCTGGTCAGGCTGGCTTCAAGCAGGCTGCCACCCGGCTGGAGAAAGATCTCGGAGAAGAAGTGGTAGTTGAGCAGCGCCAACTCGCCTTTGACGTCCTGCGAATAGTTCGAGGACTTCACGAGCACGAAGAATGAGATATCCGACTGTTCGTCGGCGCACCCCGTCAGCGTCGTGACCATGGCGACTGCGCAAGCCACCGCGACCCGCCTCGGCATCCGACTCACAGCAGACCTACCGACCTGCAGCAGCCCTGCCGACCGCGATGTGCGCATCAGCTTCCGGACCGTTCATTAGCAGACCGAGGAATCCTTCTTCGATCCGCTGCGCGACATCTTCGGAGTTCGCCGTGATCATGTCCGGAAGGCCAACACGGATGGCGTGCCCCAGAACCACCATGTTACCGGCTTCACCAGCCACCCGATCACCGAGGGCTGCACTCAGGCTGCCGATTCCGCAGGCGAGGACGCTGTAACCCGGGACGTCCGCGATTTCCTGAGCGGCCTCAAGCGCGCCCGGATCCTCGATCATCAGCATGGCCAGTACCGTGCCCCCCGGGTTCATCGGGGACCAGACATCGTATTCTGAAAAAAAGCTCACGGCTTGGCGCGCTTCCTCCGGGCTACGCACGTGAGGCATCACAATACCGTCCGCGCCCGCCGCGATGGCTTCTGCAACCCGACTCCGGGCCGCATCGGCGCCGTCCGCAGAAATCGGTGGAATTCGCACGAGCAAAGTCAGAGGACTATCGACGCTCGCCATGCCCTCCGCGATCGCAGCGACGGCCTCGACGTTGTACGAGCCCTCCAGGTTCAGGAAGAGATAATCGAGGATCGGGTTCGCACCGTGCTGAGCTCCGCCCGCCGACGTGTGAATCGGTGGCAGCCGTTCGCCGTCCGGACCACGAGCACCCCGTTCACCCTCACTCGGCACGAAGATCCCGAACGCGGGCGTGCCTTGGCTCCATAGCTGGATGAGTGAAATCTGATCGACGGGCGACGCCATTTCACCCATCGAGTCTCCATCAGACTCTGAAGCGGCTCCACACGCGGCCATCGCTAGCGCACACACCAGGGAGACACCTCTTCCGTGCCACGGCTTCCACACGTTGTTCATACGACTCATTTCGACTCGTTCCTTTCTACATCGACCAGGGTGGGACTACGCCATTCATCCGGGCATACGCGATCGACTGCCCGAGGTGTTCGTTCATGTGTGTTACGAGCTGGAGGAGGACCGCCCACTCACCCACATCGCGGCCATACAGCGTGACCTCGTGCTCGAGGTCGGGCGCACTCATCTCTTCGGTGACGCTTCGCACATACGCGGTCGAGGCCTGCAGGATCTCAAGCGCTTCGTCCTTGTCCGTCACCTCCTCTTCCCAACGGCGATACTCTGCGGGCGAAACCGGCGACTCCTGGCCGAGGTTCTCATGGAGGTACATGTAGTTGTAGCGAGCGATATGCATGTAGACCGAGACGACGCTTGTGACACCCTCGCCCGGGCTCCACGAATACACTGACATCGGCATGGCCGCGGCGAGAGCCTCAATCTTCGACGCCGACGCCCCGAACTGGCCTTCGAACTCAGTAAGAAAGTTTGGCGGCGCGCTCTGGGCAGCGAGCGTGAGGGGAGTCACAAGTCCTATGGCTAGTCCGAGCGCCACTCCTGACACCGCTCTGCGAAAGCCTCTCACCGGTCTGACACCGGTCGCGTGTCCTCGGCTTCTTCCTGAAGAGTCGCGAGCACCTGCTCCCACTCAAACGTGTCACTCACACCGCGCACGTAGTGATCCATCCATGCCATCTCGCTCACGGCCTTCACGAGTCGGTTCCTCGGGTCCGGAATACCGTGGCTCCTTCCGGGATACATGAAGAGCTCGGTCGGCACCTCAAGCTTCTTGAGCGCCATGTGGAGTTCGACCGACTGCGGACTTGGGACTCTCGGGTCCCCTTCGACGACATGGATCATGGTCGGGGTCGCAGCGTTCGTCATGTACTTAAGCGGCGACTGGTCGAAGTACGTGTCGAAGTCCTCGTACAGAAAGCCGTCTCCGACGTAGAACTGCCTGTTCCGCTGGACGTCGCTCTGAGCATACATGCTGATCCAGTTCATGGTCCCGGCCCCCGAGCTGATCGCCTTGAAGCGATCGGTATGCGTCAGGATCCAGTTCGACCAGTGCCCGCCAGCGCTCCAGCCGAGCGCGCCCATTCGGTCTTCATCGACAATTCCTTCTGCGATCAGATGATCGACCCC
This genomic interval from Longimicrobiales bacterium contains the following:
- a CDS encoding aminotransferase class I/II-fold pyridoxal phosphate-dependent enzyme codes for the protein MSTDQSTLIASSRGRAGNDPIFIWNGEARARAVAGDDILNATIGALMNDDGTLCTMPTVLETLDRFQTAQVAGYAPISGLPDYREAVVQDLFGDGPLASQAVAIASPGGSGAVFAAVVNFLEDGQRMLVPQYYWGPYREITTHSNRSLDPFTMFTEDGLFDVAGMEVAIERHLATQGRALVVLNFPCHNPTGYTLTPEEWREVTDAINRAAAHGPVTVLIDVAYMEFAGDATRGWVDAVPALMKNATVLVAWTASKSMAQYGARIGAIVALHEDDDERAQIDNALGYTARATWSNCHHLGQRAVTALLTDPELSARVTAERAEIADLLRTRIDVFNEVAGASGIPTPRYDSGFFVTMFTPDQDETAAAMRELGVYTVPIPGAVRVAICSTPAETIPRLVVALEKGLAAVT
- a CDS encoding aldolase/citrate lyase family protein, producing the protein MSRMNNVWKPWHGRGVSLVCALAMAACGAASESDGDSMGEMASPVDQISLIQLWSQGTPAFGIFVPSEGERGARGPDGERLPPIHTSAGGAQHGANPILDYLFLNLEGSYNVEAVAAIAEGMASVDSPLTLLVRIPPISADGADAARSRVAEAIAAGADGIVMPHVRSPEEARQAVSFFSEYDVWSPMNPGGTVLAMLMIEDPGALEAAQEIADVPGYSVLACGIGSLSAALGDRVAGEAGNMVVLGHAIRVGLPDMITANSEDVAQRIEEGFLGLLMNGPEADAHIAVGRAAAGR
- a CDS encoding DinB family protein, translating into MALGLAIGLVTPLTLAAQSAPPNFLTEFEGQFGASASKIEALAAAMPMSVYSWSPGEGVTSVVSVYMHIARYNYMYLHENLGQESPVSPAEYRRWEEEVTDKDEALEILQASTAYVRSVTEEMSAPDLEHEVTLYGRDVGEWAVLLQLVTHMNEHLGQSIAYARMNGVVPPWSM